tctggcactgcaggatttgagtccctggcggcgtagtgtgttactgatggtagtctttgttactttggtctcagctctctgcaggtcattcactaggtccccccgtggggttctgggattttttctGGGGTGAGAACTTGCATGGAGCCctagatcgagggagattatcagtggtcttgtatgtcttccattttctaataattgctcccacagttgatttctccacaccaagctgcttacctattgcagattcagtcttcccagcctggtgcaggtctacaattttgtttctggtgtcctttgacagctctttggtcttggccatagtggagtttggagtctgactgtttcaggttgtggacaggtgtcttttatactgataacgagtgGAGGACGGAGGAGCCTCTCAAGGAAGAAGTTACAgatctgtgagagccagaaagcttgcttttttgtaggtgaccaaatacttattttccaccataatttgcaaaaaaattctttcaaaatcagacaatgtgattttctgtttttttttttttttttttctcattttgtctctcatagttgaagtgtacctatgatgaaaattacaggcctctcttaTCTTTTGggagtgggagaacttgcacaattggtggctgactaaatacttttttgccccactctAATTACTGAACTATCACTTCCCACTTGGTCtgtaaaaaatgttatgttGGTGGCACATCTCAAAGCAACATCCACATGAAAGCCAGGATCCAAGGTTTCCCAGCAAAATATTGTTCAGAGCATCACAGAGCCCCCACCAGATTGCCTTCCTCCCACAGAAACCCTAACCCTTCAATGGTTGTCCCTCTTTTGGTAAGTACTAACCACTGCATACAAGAAAACCACACAAGACCTGTTGTCTTGGAGACACATCAACTACAAGTactaaatgttcacttgctgcttaatatcTCCCACCCCTATTAGTACCACTGAAACAAAATGTTATTCAGTTTACCAGTCAGTGGTTTCAATGTTATGGCTCATTTATGAACATCTTTATTTTGTGGCACATCTATTTCACTTTTGGCTCAGGTATTACTTTATGATGAACATCACACTTGCAGTCTTTATAAACAGAAACTAAGCAGCAATATGAATCAGTATGAATTATAATTCTGCTCACTAGCTTGCAGGTAATGTGCAGAGTTTCAACTGCTCTCTTCTTGGGTTTCTTCTGGGTTCTTCAATTTCCTCCCACCTCACAAAAACATGCAAGTAGGATACAATGCTATAATGAAATTGGGCCTAGGTGTTTGTGACTGTGTAAGCAGTGCCATGATGATGTAAACCTGTTATTCAGTTAAAGGTTATTGCCCATGACACTGAAgattaaatacagaataaagcaccccaataaaataaataccactttattaaaatctttacattttGCTGTAATGTTTAATTGAGctggtattaaaaaaagtattaaatgaaCTTAATACAATCTGGTCCTATCTGAGGAAAGCATTCAGTAGCAAGAAAtagtaataaacacaaaaccgAAACATGAAACTTATTTGCGGACTCAAAAACCATGCTATACAatcaatacaatataaaaatgtaaatatagaaGCGATTCACACACTGTTGGGATGTGTTTATTTCACGCCAATACTGACTGGCAGTGATCTGGGGCAACAGTGTTGCTGTTAGAATACAATAGTGTGAAAGAGGAACTAATGAATTTAAAACAGGTAGTATAAATGAATTCTGATAGAAATTTCAGAATGGGCAGTGAACGggccaaaatgaataaaacattatgtTCAAACGGTAGGTTTGTTGCTTGGATGAGTGTTATAGTGATGAGGATGTCCTGCTGAACTAATAAAAGCTGGAGTTCTGAGCATCTCAGTTTGGtgtctgtaaaaaataaataaataataaaaatttttacatGCACTGCCtgtccaaaaaaaatatataaatcaccacctggatttaactaagcaaataggtAAGAACCCATTtgataattactgcatggatgattatgtttcagctggcaacatGTCCTTTAACCCTAACTGATGCAGCgagtagcttctcatttcttgtaCCACCATGTCGGAAGACACGTCCAGTGGTTGTGGAAAAGATGGTAATCTGTTTCAAAGGGATGAAATTATTGGCATgaatcaagcaaagaaaacatcaaCGGAGATTGTtgaaactactaaaattgggttaagaactgtctaatgcattattaaaaactggaaggaCATTGGGAAACTATCATCTTCGAGAAAGAAATGTGGTTGGGAAAAATTATCATGATCGGTGATCACTTAAAAGTTTGATGAAATcgaatcttaaaaaaaaaaaaatcaacagtaGAGCTCATGgctgtttaatagtgaaagtaagagcatttccatATGCACAATGTGAAGGGAACTCAAGGTATTGGgaataaacagctgtgtagccttaagaGAAGCACTTATCAGTGATgttaatctggaaaaaaaaagcttaaatttGCTAGGGATCATCAAGATCGGACTCTGGAGCAATTAAAGGAGGTcatttggtctgatgagtctaaATGtccctgttccagagtgatgggtGCAATAGGGTAAGAAAAGAGGTGGATTAACTACTGTACAAGCCTatgggggcagtgctatgatctggggcTGCTCCAGTTGGTCAGGTCTCGATTCAGCAATGTTATGActaaagaatgaggtcagctgactacctgaatatattgaatgaccaggttattctataaattattttttttcccctgatgcCACAGGCATATTTCAAGATGTCAATGCCACGATTCATAGagtttaaattgtaaaaaaaatggttcagggagcatgagacataattttcacacatggattggccaccacaGACTCCAGACCTCAACCGCATTGAGAATCTTTaagatgtgctggagaagactttgcAACTCGGGActgaaataaatgttgtgactTTGCAGAAGCTTATCGAAACAAAGCCATGGAGAATGCGTTCCGTAATCAAAGCTAAAGACTTTAACTTTATTTGAAtgaatgattgtttttttctgggagagcatagcttaaaaaaaaaaaaaaattatgtctaCTCCATTACTTGTATTAATGCTCCTATTTAATGCAACATTCACACCTCATTTCTGTTGCTGAGGCTCATCATCTCAATGTTCATGGGGAGCATCTGGCTGCGGAAAAAGAGGCTCTCAGTCTTCTCGATGACCTGCTGGTACGGAGACACAGCATTGTTGCCCATCACCACATGCCCCTGCACAaaccaacaacacaaacaaaactcATTATGTAGACATATTAGATAATAATGAGGTTTTTAGGAAGTTGAAGTAAGTTTACTTGAAGTATAGtcgtattttttttgtttagagaGGCAATTCAAGAAGGGGAGAAAAACATTATGTTTAGGGCATTCAGGAAGTAAACATAAATATGCTGAGAATATTaagttaaaagtaaaagaatTGAAAACCTATACACAGAATGAAACCTGGAGGATATAAAACAGACACTGTGCCCTGTCAAAATTTagcctttcatttttttaactgGACACAATAATATAAATTCAAAATGAGAATTTCTATACAAACAGATTGTAATGAAGATACATTCTCTATCACTGAGTTTCTgtcagaacattttaaatgctaACATTATGacaaattttatatacattatatggacaaacatattGGGACACTAGACCTTACCCAAACTCAAAGTTGGAAAgaccacaaagttggaaagacacaattgtataggatgtctttggtggcagtagtattacattttctttttcacttaaactaggagacccaaatctgttacAACATGAGAATGCCCCTGTGCATGAAGCCAAATCTGTGAAGATATtcttttacatgggttggagtgtaaatggaatatataaaaaaaaaacaaaaaaaaaacttgaattttatggtcaggtgtccacaatggAGGTCCATTATGGACCtcatagtgtatatatatatatatatatatatatatatatatatatatatatatatatatatatatatatatatatataaacacacacacacacacacacgtgcatgcatatacatacaattttttttgttaatatccttcaaacttttttcttccctttccgTTCACTTACATGAATCTATAAGACCTTTTTTTCTACCCATCATGAACAACATCTAATCACACATTATGCTTCCCAGAAGAGgcataaaagaataaaatctgCTGATAAAATCTAACGGCTCGCCAGCCACTTTATTGGTCTCGCTGGACGGCACAGCCCTGCAGACTGAACTAATGGAAAGTGAAGCAGCAGGCCTCCGGGCTTCCTTACTAGTTTGGGGTCGATTTTAGCGTCCAGCCTCGCGTTGCGAATTAGGTTTACTATCCATCGCTCGGCCTCCTCGGGGGTCATGTTCAGCTTATCTGCCAGCATGCTGCAGATGGGCTGGAAGAGCAGAGTGatgaaaaagcagaagaaatgtaataaacatttttttttatcacaaattaTTTTAAGTCAATGCTCGTCATGCCTACTCTTAATCAACAGTTATTAAACCACATCTCTGAGGAATAACGTCTCATTAACCGTCTACATTACATATATAAccaagtataaataaaaaacaggctgcgaatgaaaacaaaaatatttgtataaaatcctATATAAAGTGCCATCCACgccttcacacacatacacaaaagacGGCTAAATCATTAGTTTTTGTTCTGCCTCGATCTTTATCGCTCCCTAAAATACACTCTGCTGTGATTTGTATCCGCTCTCCTGAGGCTTTGGCTGAAATCCCAATGATCCTGGCAGAAGAGTGCACATTCACACCAAGCTAACCCCGGTTTACAGCGCTAAGAGGATTAGTGCACTGCGCTTTAGAGCCTGTACCTGAAGCTGATGCACTGATGGATCCGACAAAATGTCTCGAAGATGAACAGGTGAGCGTtcttaataaaaaccttcagaCACGCCACCAGGAAAAAGTCGTTCACTAGGACCTGAAAACAAACCCAATAGATATAGAACACAACATATTACATTACTATAAGCACTGAACTGCAACAGGACGCAGACAAAAGCAGTTACGTGACAACACTAGATGCATTcaaatataaactatttttGTTATGAATATTCTTTTAACAGTTAAGTAAAACTGCATATGAAATAATACAGCAATATCACATCACagcattttcttaaaaaataagtGTCTGCAAAGAAATTCATACAACTGCTACTAATGCCCCATAAGCAGTCAAtgtacaaaggtttgtggacacctgatcataatttagtctccattttctattataataagctccactctcttgggaagatgttccacaagattttggttTAAAGTCAGAGCTTTACATTAGGCCACTcaatcttttactccaacccattAAACCGTGTTTTattaaagctggctttgtgcacaggggcattgctatATGGaaacaggttcaggtctccCAGCTCAAGAAGGGAATCtgaatgctaccgcatccaaggACATCCAATACAATGTGTGCCTCttactttgtggtaacactttggggaagaaccacatatggctgtaaaagtcaggtatcccgatacttttgtccattaaGTGTAGCATGTACTTTACagtgcaatatttttttcctcagaaaaaGATTCAATTGCATACCAGAACATGGGTGTAACCTAAAATCAAAGGCCATGTGAATTGAATGcaatttattatattcttttattgactatttttatttttaaaaaaagttctacagacaaactgaagaaaaaaataaacatctaaaatcATGATCATGTATAAATGATTAGGTATGTAGAAAGATGTGTTCTTCAAATATCCCACTTATTTATTAAGCCTTCAGATGTAACTTGGACAACTACCAAGTTTACAATAGTAGAGAGAATAATCTGTATAgataataatagtaacaatTTGTGTTCTATTTGCAGTAGTACATTCTGAACATTGTGCAGAGTTGAAAAGATGAAAGTTGGAGAAATAGCAGAGTGCAatcatcaacatcttcagtATCTAACTGTTTTGTATCTGTATCTCAGTGCAGTTCCTGTGAGCTAAGTGATTACTCGGTGTTGCATAATCGGACTAATGAAGACTAATTGTTCTCTTTCTAATCAAGGCCATGTCACAGGAGTCTAATTATCTCAAATATGGAGAGAAAATTATCTCAAAtatggagaggaaaaaaaacggcTAATATTAATGTCTTCAGTAACTAATTAGTGATCCTATCCGATCTGATGGGTGCTATgatgaataatataaaaagaaattgtgtgCCATAGTCTCATTATTACTCTGTATGACCAActctgaaattattattattctattaaatatGCGTATACGGAAATAATTTATTAGTAATATGCTTTTCATTATTCTTGTGAGAAGATAACTAATAGTGTGACACACTCACAAGTCACAGGAGGACTGTTAGTGCAATTACAATGAATTTAAAAAGGCTGGGGAAAAGCTCTGGTAAGCTACTTTTGAAATTGCAGGGCTGTGtcccaaaaaacattttttgcccCAAACAGGATGCCTAAATGACACAATAAAAAGACAAGTTTTTATACAAACATATTATTCTAGATATGAGACTGTGGTCAGGGACGTGGTCAGTATTCGTGACTCTGAAAATAAAATGGCTTGCTGTAATATAATACGAGTTCATAACACAATTTTGTCtaattgaaatgaaatatgTCATATAACTCATACTACACGTGAGCTGAAGAGTTCTGTAGCTAAAACTACAGTTGTTTCTCTATTTATCAAATCTCCTGGTCCCACAcggtcgttttttttattttggcacATAACTATTAACTATTTTGTCTTGCGAATGGTCGGAATGGTAGCAAATGATCGTGTATATTTAACTCCCCTATTTCGACGTaataggacacttcaaccaataaacaagcagagaaactatgcaTAAGCTACGCTACAGTACTGTACTACCGTACTCagtataaatgtgatatttctacaaatgtataaaatgtattttgcaatattcttgcaaatgtgttctgtgtgtttaaagtgtaagGAAGGATGATTTAtgggttaaaaaaacaattttgggGGTTGGCGTCCATTTATCGCggaaatttgtttttctttgaaatTTGTGTTGCTTTTGGCACGTAACTACCGTGATAGACTGTAATATTAGAGAAAGatagtacaaaaaaaagaggaaaaaaaaaaaaaagaagggagggGATATGGAGCAAtcgagaaaagagaaaagaaaagattgaggaaagagattgagaaagagagatagttAAGAGATGGACAAAGAataagaaagatggagagattgagaacagagaaagaaagaaagaaagaaagaaagaaagaaagaaagaaagaaagaaagaaagaaagaaagaaagaaagaaagaaagaaattgagaTTGAGATTGAGAAGAAGAAGTGAGAGCtcaaaacagaaagagaaagattgagagtagagaaagagagagatggaacaAGGGagctggaaaaaagaaaaggagaaatgtgGAGCCTAAAGCTGGTGCATGATGATGTATAAAGTAACTCTGCTTGGCTTGTTAGTGCTCACTGACATAACAAGCACAAGAACAACCCAGGAGCCACTATCAGCAGGTATTTGAAAAGCATTGTGGGTAACATGGGTAAAACAGCATTCTCAGGTTCTCAACATAGTGCTAAAAGTAATTTTGTCAAATAAAGATTAAATGGTGTTCACTGTCACGAGAATTTAGTAAAATAACTAGTGCTACTAGtgcaaatattttgtgtgaatgttttcatttcctttGATGAAAAACTGAAATGTCAGCGCTGTGTTGTTCAGAGGAAAAGCTTGGAGGTCTATGTTCTGACAGCAGTTGGAGTAGAAGCAGTAAATTACACAGGCAGGGATATGTAGCGGATAAATGGACCTTAAGCTCAATGCAACAGGGTGTATTAGACGCTTAAGTCAATATTTTTCTCCAAATACAAGATGACAAATCTGGCCATTGAAAatattcctcacacacacacacacacacacacacacacacacacacacacacacacacacacacacacacagtaggtaTTGAGCCTTACCGACTCTTCCGGGTTTTTTCTGAGCGCTGTCAAAGTCAAAGTTAACATACAGGCATTCCACAAACTCAGTGATATgatccttgtgtgtgtaagacttcTGAggctataaagaaaaaaaaaaacagaacttaGCATTATCCCTCCAGTAATGTGACAGCTGGCATCAACTCTTCAGCAATAGAGGCAAGCAGCTCATCAGGAACTACTTTCACTCACAGAAAATGGAGCAAACGCAAGAAATcgcacaagaaaaaaaagagaacaaaaagcTCCATGAGTGCTTATGATGCTCAAGAGTTCCATCTTCCACTCTAATGCATGTCAAATATATCTTCATGgtcttgtgcacaggggaacaggtttgggtctcctagttcaaatgaagggaaaattccatgACACCACCTCCATTGATatcctatacaagtgtgtgcctccaacattgtggtaccagtttaaaaaagaaccacatatggcgaaaaagtcaggcatcccaatacttctgtccatatagtgtatcctTAAGAAGGAATCAGGGATGAAAAGAGTTTCAAATCACATACTGATGTATGCACATGCCagtttaaaagctttaaaatgtgtacatttgtgtgtaaaCAGTACgaattaacacaaaaaaaaggagtaaaTTTAATAATTAGATAAACTACATGAACTGGTAGAGCAGAATCAGCTGGATCATTGGGGCTGGGATTCTTTAAATACTATAAATGATTCATTTACTAGCAGAGTCATTGAGAATTGTACATCACCCAAATATCTAATATCTTCTAAGAATAGATGGGTtgacaaaaaacaaactaaactcCCTAACTGTAGACTCAAGTGGGTATAGTATGCATGCTTAGCACCTATctgcacatttatacacatttatctACCTACAGAAGTAGCCAGAAGACCAGCACAAATACTAGCTAGATGTACTCTTTAAATTAAACCAAACTGCTAATATTGGATCTACGCTTGTTATCTAGTCATGCTAAAATGCATCACTGACTGCCACATTCCTGCATTTCAAACAACATTTACTCTCATACGGGTTCTCAGCACAATGCTACTGAACTCACTGAGGCTGATACAGGAACAGATCGATGATGTTGTCTCGACCTTCTGGGTGAttgaagaaaacaaacagagaCCAGTGAATGAGCCACGTCCTCTGTTCCAGGGACTGGAGGGGCGAACTGACTGACTGCAACGAGAGAGAAGACAAGAGCATGCACATTGAACACACTGAAGCTCTCTTGAATACGGAAGGTTTTTTAAGGTAATCACATTGTAACAGAAGAATAAAGCATAAAGCACAGCTAATATACTGCTGAAACACAGATTTATAGCATACAGTTTATTATAACATACAGGCCAATTTAGTAAAGTATGGAAATAATGCAACAATTAAATATATcaagattatttattattaagttaGTTAACACAGGTTTAAATATTAATTGAccatttattaaattgattGTTTACCCAGACTCTGTCTAAAAATACAATctatgaacaaatgtttgtggacacctgacctggtgtgtgttatttaaacatctcatttcacatttagtttcaTTATAAACAAATAGTCTTAACGGCATTTGTCTAGAAACCACTGAACCAAAACAAGCGCTTGATATTCCTAATgttgtaaataaagtaaatgcaTAAAAGCTACCCAGTGCTCAAGGTGGAGACAAGCAGCCAATTAAAATGCACAAACTTAGTTTTTCTGTAAGTAGTAAAATCAAACATTCAAAATCTGTATTAATTTCCTGCCAATGTCACATTGGTAATATTCCTCCACCAGAACGTTTGCAACATTATGTAATAAACAAGACAGCTGTAAAAAATAGACACCTGTTTCAccagcagcttttttttaatgtaattctgtaataaaacattgtaGTTCACTCGCAGAGTGTACAGTTTTATAACCGTATTTTATGCAATTGCAGCATTACTGTCCTGCATGTTACATTATTTACCAAGATATCACATAATGCAGCCCTACCATAAAGAACTCTGGCCGGAAACAGCAAACACACAGATGAAACacttaataaatgtttacagaCTGACATTGTTGTCTATGGTCTCTCTGAGGCGGGTCAGGTCCTCCATGGCTGCCTTCCAGTTCTGCATGAGGATCTCAGATGCCAGTTTTCCCAACAAAGAGCTCAGAGCATTCCGGTCTGTGGAAGGAACCTGACACATGAAGACAAAACTAAGAAGGGAGTTCATTTATATAtggcaaaacaaagaaaatatatcaaTTCTTCCATCCATCAGTGAGCTAAAGACAAAGCATCAAAAGACAAATGAATACTAGTCCAAGGAGTCTTTATGTTTCTCAAAAAtcattttcttcacttttgAGCTCATTATTTTAATGCATAAATGTATATGGATGAAAATGGtgccaaaatgtaaaaaaaatgcaatgatgtACAGTATTTGGAGGTATAGAAATACAGTGTTTATTAGTATACAgtgtttagttttaattttgattggAACCGATGGAAATGTGATGGTCTTTGATTGGAACTGATGGAAACGTGATGGTCTTTTATTGCAACCGATGGAAACCCGATGCTTTTTGAATGGAAGAGTTGAAAATccgattgtttttttattgaaatacataaaaatctgattgtatttttattagaatataTGGAAATGTGATGCATTTTTTATTGGACTAGATggaaatcagattttttttgtaatgacaatgaattattttttataattaatgaatatttcTTGGTTTTGATTAATATAGATGaatacaattcttttttatacaATGCAAGCAACAGTTACAAAAGATTGAAAGCATGAGTgcctgagtgaatg
This genomic interval from Silurus meridionalis isolate SWU-2019-XX chromosome 22, ASM1480568v1, whole genome shotgun sequence contains the following:
- the eif3eb gene encoding eukaryotic translation initiation factor 3 subunit E-B, translating into MPYGKSRIPSAPTINSNTVIIPNVTAVGQSFREKTAVVMAQLRQLQSEIEPIVKMLEDPETTSFVFMCQVPSTDRNALSSLLGKLASEILMQNWKAAMEDLTRLRETIDNNSVSSPLQSLEQRTWLIHWSLFVFFNHPEGRDNIIDLFLYQPQNVAPQKSYTHKDHITEFVECLYVNFDFDSAQKKPGRVGKVLVNDFFLVACLKVFIKNAHLFIFETFCRIHQCISFSMLADKLNMTPEEAERWIVNLIRNARLDAKIDPKLGHVVMGNNAVSPYQQVIEKTESLFFRSQMLPMNIEMMSLSNRNETPN